In one window of Meiothermus sp. DNA:
- a CDS encoding GMC family oxidoreductase — protein sequence MRQEYDYVIVGAGSAGCVLASRLSAKPDLKVLVLEAGEPMQGLYHKAPAAFPKLFKGPYDWAFSTEPQALLGGRILYWPRGKGLGGSSGINAMIAIRGNPRDYDDWQQPGWSFAEVLPYFKKLETHPLGPSEYHGDRGPLHVEVRKYTNPLSLAFVEAAAQWGLEHNHDFNGPRQEGVGLFHVSQRNGARHSAATAYLLPALPRPNLDAQTGARAHRILFEGAKATGVEYRHQGQLWRVRASRGVIVSSGAVQSPQLLMLSGIGPADSLKSLGIEVRLDLPVGQNLWDHLALPVIWHCKAPVSLDKAENLANTLRYLLTQSGPFVSNVAEAGAFVRTRPQAPAPDLQYHFGPAFFSNHGFDREEGYFFTIGPTLIAPQSRGFIGLKSVDPEAAPLIEPHYLKEPQDLEVLRIGMEWAREIAAQKAFDPYRGQPHHRQAEVKSPVEMAAYIRQHAQSLYHPAGTCSMGQVVDEHLKVYGTENLYVVDASVMPGVVRGNTNIPTLMVAERAADLLLGV from the coding sequence ATGAGACAGGAATACGACTACGTCATTGTGGGGGCGGGTTCGGCGGGTTGCGTGCTGGCCAGCCGGCTGAGCGCCAAGCCCGACCTCAAGGTGCTGGTGCTCGAGGCCGGTGAGCCCATGCAGGGCCTGTACCACAAAGCCCCGGCGGCCTTTCCCAAGCTGTTCAAGGGCCCCTACGACTGGGCTTTTTCCACCGAACCACAGGCTTTGCTGGGGGGGCGCATTTTGTACTGGCCCCGGGGCAAGGGGCTGGGGGGCAGCAGCGGTATCAATGCCATGATTGCGATTCGCGGTAACCCCCGCGACTACGACGACTGGCAACAGCCGGGGTGGTCGTTTGCCGAGGTGCTGCCTTACTTCAAGAAACTCGAGACCCACCCCCTGGGCCCCTCCGAGTACCACGGCGACCGCGGCCCCTTGCACGTAGAGGTACGTAAGTACACCAATCCCCTGAGCCTGGCTTTCGTTGAGGCCGCTGCGCAGTGGGGTCTGGAGCACAACCATGACTTCAACGGCCCCCGGCAGGAAGGGGTGGGCCTTTTTCACGTCAGCCAGAGAAACGGGGCCCGGCACAGCGCGGCCACGGCCTACCTGCTACCGGCCCTGCCGCGCCCCAACCTGGATGCCCAGACCGGGGCCAGGGCCCACCGCATTCTGTTCGAGGGAGCTAAGGCTACTGGGGTGGAGTACCGCCACCAGGGCCAGCTCTGGCGGGTGCGGGCCAGTCGCGGGGTGATCGTCTCGAGCGGTGCGGTGCAGTCGCCTCAACTCCTGATGCTCTCTGGGATTGGCCCTGCCGATTCTCTGAAATCGCTTGGAATCGAGGTGCGCCTGGATCTGCCGGTAGGCCAGAACCTCTGGGATCACCTGGCCCTACCGGTCATCTGGCATTGCAAGGCGCCTGTGAGCCTGGACAAGGCCGAGAACCTCGCCAATACCCTCCGCTACCTGCTCACCCAAAGCGGCCCCTTTGTGAGCAATGTGGCCGAGGCCGGGGCTTTTGTGCGCACCCGGCCCCAGGCCCCCGCGCCCGATTTGCAGTACCACTTTGGGCCGGCCTTCTTCAGCAACCACGGCTTCGACCGCGAGGAGGGCTACTTTTTCACCATAGGCCCTACGCTTATTGCGCCCCAGAGCCGGGGGTTCATTGGCCTTAAGAGCGTCGACCCGGAGGCCGCGCCGCTCATCGAGCCGCACTACCTGAAGGAGCCGCAGGATCTGGAAGTGTTGCGAATCGGAATGGAGTGGGCCCGCGAAATTGCTGCCCAGAAAGCTTTTGATCCCTACCGGGGGCAGCCCCACCATCGCCAGGCCGAAGTAAAAAGCCCTGTTGAAATGGCCGCCTACATTCGGCAGCATGCCCAGAGCCTCTACCACCCTGCTGGTACGTGCAGCATGGGGCAGGTGGTAGACGAACATCTGAAGGTTTACGGTACCGAGAACCTTTACGTAGTGGACGCCTCGGTGATGCCGGGGGTGGTTCGCGGCAACACCAACATTCCCACCCTGATGGTGGCAGAGCGAGCCGCCGACCTGCTGCTGGGGGTTTAG